A region of the Perognathus longimembris pacificus isolate PPM17 chromosome 7, ASM2315922v1, whole genome shotgun sequence genome:
TACCTTGTCGCACCTCTAgcccttgtttcttttttattttttgggtgtgtgtatatgatcctgagtgctgtccctgagctcttttgctcaaggctagcactgtactatctgagtcacagtgccacttatggttttctggtggctaattggagtttagtgtcatggactttcttacctgggcttgtatcaaaccatgatcctcagatctcagcctcctatgtagctaggattacaggcgtgagccactggcacctggctttgcagaagaatctctgggatttgtctgcccaggctcttgtcagctctcggcctcctagGCTAGTATGTGGGAACTACTGTTATCTCACAGGTCTTGCTTGTTTGTGCAGGCACACCTGGTCTCATAGTTAAGCTTCCtgctgtagctgggatggcaggtgtgccAGCCAGTTTCTGTGGAGTCTTggttgggctggcctggaacctcaatcctcaccaTCTCATTCTCCATTTAGCGAGGTGACATCCGTGTACCACGGCACCCAACTATTGGCTGAAATGAGGCCTCATGAACAAGAGGCCATCCTCAAAtgaatcttcctgatctctgcctcctgagtagtgaggagaggaggggagcccCTGGCGCCCAGCTCTTCtggggtgttgaactcagggcctcgcgtTTGTTAGGCATGTGctgcatcacttgagccaccccctGACCTTGCTTTTGCCAGCGCCCAGCTTGGTCTCTGTGTTTAAAGTGAGCTTCTTGTAGCATTAGTGTTTAGATAGGATAAAGCCTTTTGCTCTTTGACCATGGCTGACtttgactgtgatcttcctaactctgactcctgtgtagctgggattataagcacaagccaccattcctggctctccctagtttttttttttatttttttatctaggctggcctcagacttaaTTGAGATTCTCCTGATATTCTAATTTATTgacctttattttttcaaagaactagaATGTTTTCCATTGAGTTTCCTACTTTCAATTGCATTTATTTCTGCTCtagttttaaaattgttttctgctACTTACTTTAGATTTGTCTTTTTCTGGTTTCTTAATGCAGAAATCTATACATTTTATCCTATTAAGGTTATTTGGGAGTGTTTTACAGCCCAGAATGTGGTCCGTCTTGATGGATGAGCTTATTTTCCTGGTATTGTATGAACTACTCCATAAAGCCAAACAGACCCAGTTAACTGATGGCACTGTTCATTGAAGTATTTCTTTGCTTTCTGCCAGCTAGATCTGTCCGTTATCAAGGGGAATGGGTGAAGTCACCAGTGGGAATGGATGTCATATACTTTGCAATTCGATCAGCTTGTtgttgttactggggcttgaactcagtgccttaccctttcccctggcttgcttgtttgcagttggagctctaccacctgagccccggCCACCAGCCCAGCTTCTTACTAAttaagagatggaatctcaaagaattttttctgctcagggtggctttgaacctccatcctctagatctcagcttcctgagcagctgggcttacaggtgtcAGCAGTAGTGATTGGCTTAGTTCTACCAGTGTTGCCTATGTACTTGTTGCTTTGCTCTAGGTGCATTGTTCTGTTTTTGGGGTGCTGGAGCTGagtccaaggcttcatgcatggtaggtaaCTGTCAGTCTCAGAGGATTGTACCTGGAACCACATTAAGGACTCTGACTTTGGggattggatttgtttccattatgTAATGCCTTTCTATAGCCCCGATAATTTTTCTTGCTTTGAGTTTGAATTCATGTAAAATTAGTTTTACTCCAGCCTCTTTTGATCAGTATCACATGgtgcatttttctctcctcttacagtccattatttatttatattcattcattcatttgtaatggtgctggggatcaaacctcaGACCTCTCCTTGGCTAAGCATATActaccagtgagctacatcccatcccactgccccctcccccacctctgcaGGCTCTAtctatactttattattatttgccagtgctgaggcttgaactcagggcctgagcactgtccctggcttctttttgctcaaggctagcactctaccacttgagccacagcactacttctggccttttctgaatatttggtgctgaggaattgaacgcagagcttcgtgcatgctaggcaagcactctaccactaggccacattctcagcccttggcTGCTTACTTTTGGGTAAGTTTCCAATGTGTCTATTCTTATGGAAGTAGGGGGTGTCTAATCTCAGGGTCTCTCTTTTGTAGGACACCACTCTGCCACACTGTGTACACCCTCCTGGCCACTCATGAACTGTTTTCTAGTAGAAACAAAATCAGCTTCCAACTTCCTCCTCCATTCTGGCTTCTTAGGCTATGGGATGATCTGGATTTGGCCTAATGGGTATTATCGGGCAGGCCTTTGAATCTTGATCAAATGACAACAGAGCCATCACAAACCTTCACATTGTCTTGAAGCaatttagaactttttttttggccagtcctggggcttggactcagggcctgagcactgtccctggcttctttttgctcaaggctagcactctgccacagcgccacttctggccgttttctgtatatgtggtgctggggaattgaacccaggaactcatgtatacgaggcaagcactcttgccactaggccatattcccagacccaattTAGAACTTTTTtgttggggctagaactcaggcttAGCTTTCCTTCACTgaaggtggtgctctaccatgtgaatcACATTCCCACTTCTAGTTTTATGCTGTTTAACTGAGctaagtcacatggacttttctactgggatggctttgaactttaatcctcaaatctcagttgctgattagctaggattacaggtaggagctggtagcacttgaatttttaaatgtattttatggtGGTACCAAGCTTTGaacttggcaaaaacaaaatcctggggctaggaatatggcctagtggcaagaatgcttgcctcttatacatgaagccctgggttcaattccccagtaccacatatatagaaaatggccagaagtggcgctgtggctcaagaggcagagtgctagccttgagcaaaaagaagccaggggcagtgctcaggccctgagtccaaggcccaggactggcaaaaaaaaaaaaaaaaaaaagaaaccccaaaacaaaaacctttggtTTGGCTGTCTAGCATATTGTGGACATTCTGCTTCCAAAGTAAACTTTCTTCCTCTATCCATCTCACAGCTGCGGCACCACCTTGGGGTCACCTGAGAGCCCCTTTCCCTGGGCCACCCACCAGGTGTGGCTGCTCTTGCCTCTTCTTAGACTAGACTGTAGGGCATCTCTACTGCATACGCAAGCCCTGCTTTTCCTGCATCTAGGTCATCTAGGTCCTCACACCACTGTCAGTTCAGAAACACAGCTCTAGTTCCAAGGATGGAGAGTGACTTGTGCTCCTGGCACCATGGAGCCCTTCTGACCCCATCCAACATGCTAACCTTCTTCTCTAATGCCCACTTACACCACAGGctctgttgggatccagcctttagacttgacggggggaggggggggcttgacgcccttcccccaagccctaggggaatgcggaagcaggctacggttctctgggtccggaaccagaagaactggctttgcacccagcccccaactctctagccagcccaggcgcctcccagtctcgccctggctcggcgctttcgagtgacgttagctcaaggggatcatgtgacagctttcagcctatcggcgtcctggccgatcgccctctctcgctatcatctccctttacccccgccttaataaatcagttggctctgGAAGCCTCCTCCGAGACTCGCGTTCGCCTGActttatttaccagtaaggaggtgggcacgctTTCTCGTTAGGCCGCGTGCGCACGCGTAaggtcggccctgacccctctgtcccatcctggctatctgccggccgggtgtccaagagagaggacgagaaaagggggtggcaagaaacttagctgagccttgatccccacgccgggagaggcgaccgAGCCCGACATTTTGGCGCTCACGTGGTTTCACGAACCCACACGAGCAAGTCCGGCTCCTGACCGACCCTCACGAAATTAGGTTGGAAACCCTGGGACGCGCGGTCCTCCCACTCCAGGCCagaaagaggatgggacaagttcaaAGTAGGCGAAGCAATTCGCctcttaaaatcctaaagttcaccctccaaaacgcggggatgaatatctcagaaccatgtgccatgcttacttggcaggagctaaatctcagggtcccgtggctaactggagccaacccactctcgtgggaaacttgggaccgactagagcgggaattacaagaggcagaatggggaggagaactcccactgcgagccattaagactctcaaggcttgcttctcctgGGACACAGGGGggaatccctggattcaggagagggcagccggagggaattttgatttGGAGGGGGCCCCCGACGCCCTgctccgagaggcccagggacgaacGCACGTTTGGTCCCCGGGACCCCAAGCCAGACGCAGCTCCTGCGGCAGCTAGGAGATGCGTGCCGCAGCGGCTggctcgctacccctcccccatgggaagCTCGGCTTGGCTCTATACCTATGCAGATTTTGGCAGCCTCGAGCGGCGGCTTCACAGCTGCCGCCACGGCGGCAGCACCCCGCCATCAAGCACAAACGGCCTGGCCgattttaaattcagagcctttaccccttcatgggagttgcaggaaactacagatttccatgagttcaggaggatggttcttgagagaggcaggccgaacgcgccctgggcagaacatctgctttatggcctgactttcagattccctaccgaccaaggcaataaacagcctgaggcccTTTGCTGGGCAATCCCCATTGTCcccgagataaggccagagacagtaatcatgatatttggaaaggagttccgattcttaattgatacggGAGCAGATcagaccatattaaagaaggagttagtgcctccatggtgggacctaatccctgGCCCCCAGATCtcaggggtgggaggcacagctgagagtgaaacaaccagagactggctcccctgggatgatatgaatggtggcaagggagtAGTGCGTCCCTTAATAATGACCAACTCACCAGATAACTTGTTGGGacgagatatcttgggaaagattaaggccgcggtcatcacaggccagAACCTGCCAATCAGCCCTAGCGACTGCCAAAAggcgcctccctctgaggcctcagGGCAAGAGGCCCCTAactcttctacagggcctcacccccaatcctaagggccactgttcctactgtccctgccattcaatGGCACCCGGGCGCCCcgatttgggtggaacagtggcctattccctcaaacaaattagaaaagttaaagggaATAGTTTTAGAACAACTGTCCCTTGGGCATATTAGAccctcgctgagcccttggaatagccctgtatttgttgcacaaaaggcctcaggtaaatggaggatggtacaggacctaagaaaaatcaaTGAGCGGATAGTCCCCGCAGGCACCCCCttaagggggctgccatggatcccctctattcctcgggatcttaatcttattatacttgacatcaaggactgtttcttttccattccccttgacccccaggattgcgagaagtttgctttctctgtgccctcggttaactaccaggggcctgatcagaggtatgagtgggtagtattacctcagggcatggttaatagtcctgccttctgccaacattatgtgtcacaagttctccaaccccttcagaaccagtcagatattgTTTTGTTCGTTTACATGGACgatattattattggatcagcagatgttcaagtgctagacttggcctatagcaaggtacaaacactcctacaaagaggagggctgcgtatagccagtgacaaggttcagaaagtatacccctttaagatcttgggggcagagcttaaactagactctgtgtgcccccttaagccccagctATCCTTCCAgccatcttatactctggtggagatgcaaagactgttaggggaaattaattggctaagaccctggcttcacctgcctacagaggagctgcttccgctccatgactctttgaagggcaaagcgcccactcatgttattacaataactccatcacttcaaacagccttccagaaaatccaattggccctaaacaaggcacagctggcacgctacaatcctgagtgcccactttgcctttggatcctccctgggtCTGAACTCCTCAGCTGCAattacccaatcaggcgagccccttcaatgggtgcatgcatcagtgggaggagctcccagagtttattcccagctagaccagctagctgacttggtaatttgctacccaacctggtatgttcatacattaaattagatgaaaacccaatcactcctctgatgatccaagtcaggtctctgttaaaagagcggagtgaggggctggggatatagcctagtggcaagagtgcctgcctcggatacacgaggccctaggttcaattccccagcaccacatatacagaaaacggccagaagcggcgctgtggctcaagtggcagagtgctagccttgagcaaaaagaagccagggacagtgctcaggccctgagtccaaggcccaggactggccaaaaaaaaaaaaaaaaaagagcggagtgagcctatatttttacagcacctttgtggacaccaaggactgcctggggacctggcacaaggtaatcgtatggctgaccagctggccactaatggaaccattatagctctggccattgtacaacctcaaaaccttcaaatggccaaaggactccatgagcgtactcacttaaattggagagggttacatcagagatttccttcaattcctataaaagacttaaaaaagattataaggacttgtaaatcatgtatgccttttgtgcaagtccctcctctgcaatctccaggggtgaacccaagaggtCTCAAACCTAacctaatttggcagactgatgttacccactacgctccttttggaaggctaaaatatatatttatgtctattgacacatgctctggcacgtgttgggcctctctgcataccggggaaagagcacggcatgctgaaagccacttcttacaatgttttgctatcctagggctgcctttacaggtggaaacagataatggaccttgcttcaccagtaagcctttacaggcatttttccaaatgtggaatattaaacataccactggaataccatataacccaaagggtcaagccataattgagaggcataataagaccctgaaggatcaattattaaaacaaagggggggggaagcccccatgaccagctgaggacagcgatgtttacattgaatattttaaatttctcaaaggaccaacctctgttggctttccagagacactggtcaagccaaacaccctacttaaaggtggaagtctgttggaaggatccccttacaggggcatggcgaggtccagacccacttatcagtgccggaAGGGGCTTCGCCtgcattttcccaactggggaaccaaatccaatctggataccagctagagacgtaaaatattgttcatcagaatagccacccaagggcacctgcccttgagggatgtccccccttgtttcctctcaggaaagcaaagaccgtggtggaattttctatggagaaacgggaaagcctgcctgtaccagcgatggacccagtgtcggccctgtttcttccctggaccttgcctggcgccctttggagtaatgtttgctgtggcagtgtggcccacagccttgcacaaggaccaaagggaaattttgcacactgttgttcctccctttgctgcttatcttaggggtccccattggagggaaataggagctaaaggacttggacaccttaatgttttatgataaatgtttacaataagcaagggattggcaccttgctgcaatgtttactataaagtgtttactaacctcagttgttaagttaccagcaccctggctgccacatcaccaggacctgaacctgcctctacctcaccatcgagggaaggaagacccatctgcgctaccttgagtgacaccagaatggaccaggattcctctatttcctgtGGACTGaaccagataagagaccctccattgctttgtgcctgtgttgtaattgctcatgtgttacagttgctcatgtttgcatttgccttgtattacgattgcttatgctcatgtctgctttatgctcccatttacattatgtttacactgccctgtgctagacacatgggtctcttatattgtaagcgataggccagagctgtctaggtaccaagtggcctttggccttttagccatataggaaccccatgaggctcgtcactcgacccCTAGGACCtactgctcactgaggtccgctggtatgagaaaattatcagggcttcctttcaagtgccaatcccactctccccgagtcctctcatggggcccgccagcccggcaggaaggtcagcctgaagagctagggcgttagcccaagacgggtacgactccccatgggggggggcaacctaagacacagcgagctctcaagtagggcgcctcctgctgatcaaaaataaataaataaaaaaaaataaaaggcagatgttgggatccagTCCTTAGACTTgacagggggggggggcaggggcttgacgcccttcccccaagccctaggggaatgaGGAAGCAGGCTacgttctctgggtccggaaccagaactggctttgcacccagcccccaactctctagccagcccaggcgcctcccagtctcgccctggctcggcgcttttgagtgacgttagctcaaggggatcatgtgacagctttcagcctatcggcatcctggccgATCGCCCTCTCTTgctatcatctccctttacccccgccttaataaatcagttggctctgGAAGCCTCCTCCGAGACTCGCGTTcgcctgactttatttaccggtaaggaggtgggcacgctTTCTTGTTAGGCCGCGCGCACGCGTGAGGTCGGCTCTGACCTCTctgtcccatcctggctatctgctggccgggtgtccaggagagaggacgagaaaagggggtggcaagaaacttagctgagccttgatccccacgccgggagaggcgactGAGCCCGACAAGGCTCCTGAGCACTGCTGTATGCTGCCCAAAGCCACACTTTTGCTCACACTTCCTGCAACAGGCACTGCCTGGACAGACAACCACATCCTAAGGAAGCTTTGGTGTCTTGAGTACCAAGCAGCTCTGGCTCCCTCCCCTGGATGCCCACTTTGCTACAGGACAGCAAGAACAGTGCTTCTCTTGGCCCCAAGCACCCCACAGGCTTGCTTAGGGAAGGTGGCAGAGTGAGAGTGGAGCTTCCAAGCCTGCTGCCGCGCTTTGCCGCCACACTTCAGGTGTGATGAGGCTCCTCAGCTTTCTTCCTGCTCATTCCAAGTCAAGAATGAGGGGGACGGGTGCAGCCCTCTCCTCCGACTCTCAGGTGATGAGAGGATTGAGAAGGGGCAGATCCACAGCAACTCCACTAAGCAGCACAGAAGAACTCTGGCAGGGAGTTCCCAAATGGTCTCAAACCCCAGGGTCATCAGTTCTGGCAAACTTGCCTTTACTATGCTGGGCAAAAGTCCTTTTGGATTTCTTTGGTTCCAGGGAACCAAGCTGCATGACAAGGCGAGCTTTCCATGCTGAGGACTTAAGGCACATCAAGAAATGCAACTCAGACCAAGCACATAAAATTTTGTCAAGCAAAAATAGTCTTTATTCAAATTTAATGGAAACAGGGGCCACTATACTTTGCAAGAcggggaaaaataaaattaaaaaaaattcttttcttttcttttcaatataaaacaatataatcACAATACCAGAATATGGAACTCTACAGTTTATTTCCTATGGTTACTGCAGGTGTCAATTTTCCTCAACTGTGCTATTCACAACTTCGTTAAGTCCAAAAGTATGAAACCAAAGTGGTAGGAAACTGAAGACTTAGCACTTTCACTAATGGCATACATCACAGGGCGTCAATCCAAGGGCAAAATGGTTGAACTCACCATACCTACCTATGCCATTGCCAGACCAGCCTGAAAGCCACCCAGGTTCCAAGCGCCCGGAGGCCAGTCCAGGCTTGGGAGCCAAGGCATTCTGGATACTCTACTGTGGGCCATGAGTAAAGGGGGTTgttcatagatttttttcagtCAAGCAGGAAGGCCTGGTGCCAGGAGGCTTTACTGAGAGGAAGCACTTAGATTTAACAATTATAGACACACCATTGGGGGGGGTTAAAAATGTACAGCAGTGACGTTGGTTCTACTTCAATCACCTGTGCTACAGCTACCAAACATGTACAAAAGACTCCTCGGGTAGTTCCAGCTGGTTGTAGCCAGTTAGGATCTCGAGTGGGACCTAGACCTAGACCTGGATGCTGATCTCGAAGCAGACCTGGATTGGGACTTGGATCGAGACCGGGTTTTTGATGCTGACTTTGATCTGGAGCGCGATTCTGACGGGAGGTTTGGTTTTGATTTGGAATTAGACCTTGACCGGGACCGGGCCTCAGGCTTAGGCCCAGCATTCTCACTCTCCCCACGGCCTTCCCTCTGACCAGATTCGGACTTGCTGTGTTCTCGCTCTTTAGACACAGAGCGGGAAGGCGACCTGGACTGTGAGCGGTCAgtgtcttccttcttcttcttcttgctgcTGCTCCCTTTGCTGTCTCGCTTGCTGCTGCGCTTCCTGCTCCGCTCACTCTTGCTGCGGGAGCGGGAGCGGCTGCGGCTCTCCTCCCGgctcctcttcctgcccttcctcTTGTCCTTGCTCTTGCTGCGGGAGCGGCTGCGGCTGCCGCCTTTGCTCCGACTGCGGCTGCGGCTCTTGAGAAGGCTCTTTTCCTGACTGCGGCTTTTCTCCTTGCTTCCGCTCCTGCTCATatgcttcccttcctctcctctcctctcctgactCCGGCTCCTGCTTTTACTCTTACTTTTGTGCCGGCTGGGACTGCGGCTCTTGGGTTTGCCAGTGCTGTCGTTGTTCTGGATCTTGTCTTCAGCGTGGTCTTTACTTTTGCTGCGCCTCTTGTTCACACTGCGGCTGCGGCTACGACTCTTGTCTTTGCTGACGCTCCTGCTTTTTTCCTTCTTGCGACTACGGCTCTGGCTGCGGCTGCGGCTCTTGCTCCGGGAGTGGGAGCCCGACCTGAGGagacacggggtgggggtggggggtgctttgTGAGTCACAGGGGTCTTGACTTCATGCTAATCAGAAGATAAAAGACTAGAGggggctggacaccagtggctcatgcctgtaatcctaactactcatgatgctgagatctgaggattgcagttctaagccagcccagccaggaaagtccttgagattcttatctctaataaactactcagaaaaagctggaagtggctcaagtgctagccttgggaaaagaaGATTAGGAACAGATCCTCAGCctagagtttgagccccaggaagggggtgggggtggaggaagaAGATGGGAGTGGAAGTGTGAAGCTCGAAAGGCTGGGACTAAGAGGGTGGGGTCACTGGGCTAAAGTAGAAGAGAACTGAGGTACAAGTGCTCCTGGTGACCTCCTGTTGCAGGACAGACCCACCTGGATCGGGACCGGCTCTTAGAATGACTGCTTTTGCTGCTGCCACTTCGGCTTCTGCTCTTCCGGGAATGTCTACTTCGAGAGCGGGACCTGgtggagaaaaatattttacttaaataatatttttgtgtgtgtgggtccTAGGCAGTGTTCTACTagctacagctgcacttctgggtttttgatggttaactagaggtaggagtctcacggactttcctgcctaaactgCAAACCTTAGATCTGACTCCTGACTAGCTGGAAaaacaggtgtgaaccacgggTACCAGGTGAGGGGCTAGCTGACGAGAGCCAACCATTCCTCCAATCAAAACTAGGCCCACTGCGGGGTCCAGGCCCCCAGAAGGTCTTCTACACACATAGATGGCTCCCCAGAAACTTTTCAACTCAAATCCCAAGCTCTGACTTGCCCCCTAGACTGGACACCTTTTTTCACTGGGTTCCTAATTGTCATCTACCTATGCCACTGTGATTTACTCAGTTTCTCATACAAGAAACCACAGCTGCCCTGCACTCCATCCCT
Encoded here:
- the Srsf4 gene encoding serine/arginine-rich splicing factor 4 → MPRVYIGRLSYQARERDVERFFKGYGKILEVDLKNGYGFVEFDDLRDADDAVYELNGKDLCGERVIVEHARGPRRDGSYGSGRSGYGYRRSGRDKYGPPTRTEYRLIVENLSSRCSWQDLKDYMRQAGEVTYADAHKERKNEGVIEFVSYSDMKRALEKLDGTEVNGRKIRLVEDKPGSRRRRSYSRSRSHSRSRSRSRHSRKSRSRSGSSKSSHSKSRSRSRSGSHSRSKSRSRSQSRSRKKEKSRSVSKDKSRSRSRSVNKRRSKSKDHAEDKIQNNDSTGKPKSRSPSRHKSKSKSRSRSQERRGEEGKHMSRSGSKEKSRSQEKSLLKSRSRSRSKGGSRSRSRSKSKDKRKGRKRSREESRSRSRSRSKSERSRKRSSKRDSKGSSSKKKKKEDTDRSQSRSPSRSVSKEREHSKSESGQREGRGESENAGPKPEARSRSRSNSKSKPNLPSESRSRSKSASKTRSRSKSQSRSASRSASRSRSRSHSRS